A segment of the Xenorhabdus bovienii SS-2004 genome:
ATCGCTTCTTTGATTGAATCTTTGACATATTCCGGTGTGGTAACAGTCACAAGGCTGCTGTCGTCTAATCCCTTTGTCTCAGAATTTTTATCTTGCATAGTTATTCCCTCATTTAATCAACAATACACATTGCTAAATAACATGAAGGCGGGCTACTTCTCCGCCTGTGAACATCAATAAAATAGGTTCATCAATACTGGAGAGAACTTCTGATTAGGATGGCACGGAATGGCTGGCAGGACATTATTAAAATCTATTTGCCTATGGCTGATTGATAAAACTTAGCATTTAAAGGGGACAATCCTCCCTTTTAACTTAACTCATTGATATTGTTTATTTCTGCCAGAGAGCCAGAATTCCGGCTCTGAGCGGTAATTAAGTAAAATCAGTAGGTTATATAAATCTGGAGTTTCACCCCTTATATAGATTCAATACCTACAAATCAGATATTGATGGGATGTCAAAATATATATTATTTAAATGGGTTGTTTATCTTTCCATATTGATTATGAATGATATTTCACCCTGTTTAACTATAAATAACCATATGTAAAAAATACCTTGTTAATAATCTTGTTGTATAACATGAAATTTAAAATAGGCAATTACCTGATTTTGTTTAGGAGGAGAAGTTAATCACAATTTTTATTCTGTACTTTCATTCATTCTGGAATACATAAACCATACTGTTGTATCCTGCCTTATGATCTGGCTCAGGTGATTTAAATGAAAAACTAGAAGGGTAACTACGGATGTCATATTTAATTTATTTGTCGTTAAAAGGTAAGAAGCAAGGTTTAATTTCGGCAGGGTGTTCAACCCCTGAATCTATCGGGAACCGGTATCAGGCAGGACGGGAAGATCAGATACAAGTATTAAGTCTGAATCATATGATGACCCGTGACCAGAACATCAATCACCACCCTGTCAGTTTTGTAAAGCCCATCGATAAATCCTCCCCCCTGTTAGCAATGGCAATAGACGGTAACGAATTACTGGATGCTGTTTTCATGTTCTACCGAATCAGCCCAATGGGACAGTTGGAACGCTTTTATGAAGTCAAACTCACCAGTGCCACCCTTGTTGATTTCTCCTGCCATTATCCCCACTCGATAGACGACAATGACCAGATACCGTCTGAAACAGTGCTCCTTGATTACAAGTCCATTACATGTAGCCATCTCGCAGCGGGAACGACAGGCTATAGTATTTCGCAATTGCAGGGGCGTGAAGAGGAAAGGCCGCTGCTTTCGGGGTTTTCGTCTATTCTGCCTTTAGCGGAAACTATCACAGCTTTGTTTAGCCATCAGTTCAAGCTAAAAAATCAACAGAACGGCGATAACTGTCAACATATCGCATATGGCGTGAAAACAAATAAGGGACCGGTAGAAGGTGTCTGTCAAACATCTGGTGTGACAAAGCAATTTGACACAAAACAAGAAGAAAACCTCAATGTAGAATATTTATTTCAAACAAAGATAGGGATTTGATTATGGCAATTTTTTCAGCTAAGACTGTTAAGGGTGGCGCAGTTACAGATATAAATGTAGATATTTTCATGTTAAATGAAATTCCTAACTCAATGGAAAAAATGGGTTGGGAAATGGCACCTAAAATTATGCGCCACTGGTTTGAAAGACCTAAAATTGAGTTTACTCAAGAAGAAAAAGTCAGATATATAAAAGAAATAGATTCCATAGATATACCAAAAGACAGAGTCAATGATTCTATTGTAAAAATGGAATGGGCTATGAATTTCAATCAAGTAAAAGAAGCTACCGAGGAACTTGTACAGAAATGGGCATCCCCTAATGGAATAAAATTATTAAAAAAAAGACTTAACGTAAATTCAAATAAAATAGGATATTCTGATTCAGCAATTGAATTAGATACATATGCACAAGTAAACTATAAAGAAATTGGCTCTTTGACGGATACCATCGATGATTATTTTGGCGCTATAGGTAAAGCAACATTAAAATTAGCGGTGAGAGGGCATGCAGATAAAATAAAAACAAAAAATGTATTTATTACAGAGGGATTGGGTATTTACTTAAAAGATAGCTATGACTTTTTTAACCCTGATGAATTCCTTGGGGTCTGGAGCAGGGATGGAGTTTTAAGTA
Coding sequences within it:
- a CDS encoding DUF6402 family protein, which produces MAIFSAKTVKGGAVTDINVDIFMLNEIPNSMEKMGWEMAPKIMRHWFERPKIEFTQEEKVRYIKEIDSIDIPKDRVNDSIVKMEWAMNFNQVKEATEELVQKWASPNGIKLLKKRLNVNSNKIGYSDSAIELDTYAQVNYKEIGSLTDTIDDYFGAIGKATLKLAVRGHADKIKTKNVFITEGLGIYLKDSYDFFNPDEFLGVWSRDGVLSKVKTAVYMGFYNDNMWRELATGEYSKHVPVYNRNFREWQKKHNKGGDFIVFSDVLWISPLPKDRVIYL